The sequence GCCTGGAGAAGAACATCAGTTTTTTGATGATCTCGCGGGTATACAGGGAGGCCTTGATTATCCGCTCCAGGTCTTCTTCTTGTTGTGGTTTAAGCATCCCCCCTTTTTTAATTAATTGGGAAAACCCAAGAATCCTCCCCAGTGGTTCGTTAAGTTCATGGGCAATGCCAGCCGTAAGCTCACCGATTAGTGCAAGGCGCTCCACATGCTGCAACTGTACCTGAAGGGACTTCCGTTCTTCCTCGATGATGGTGCGCTTGGCCACCAGGCTGAGTTCCCGGGCAATGGCCCGAAGTAAACTCCTTTCCTCTTTTAAAAAAGGTTGTTTTACGTTAACGGTCGCGTGGCCCCTGTAGCCAACCGCCACCGATCCCTTTTGTTTGCCGTCAACTTTTATGGGCTCCGACAAGGTATGCTTTGCATGCCCGAATTTTGAAGTCTTGAATTGTGATTTTGAAAGGGTGATCTTTGCTTCTGCCAGTCTGGGGTACTGCAACGCGGCAGGCAAAATGCTCAGGGTTTTGGTGGCCACGCTTTTAAAATCGTTTTTTGATTGCAGGGCTATTCGGGAGAGCTCGTAAAGGCACTTGAGTTCTTTAATGCGCTCCTTTAATTTAAGTTCCGTGGTGCTCTTTGCCATAATTTTCATGCAATTTAGAAGGTGGTAAAATGGATAAAGGGATACCTCCCATTAAAATGAAAATTACCGGGTAAAAATTCCTCATTGCGGCAATATTCCTCGCCTGTTTCCTGGTTTTTCGTCATAATTGGCTTCTATTGGCCCATTTTGCGTTTGGCATGGATTTAGCCATAAGGAGTGGAAAAGTTTTGGGGCTAAAGACAGCCCCAGGCCCTAGAATATTGATGATGACGACAGGACAAAAAAGGATTGTTACGCTCGAGGATTACAACCGGTTGATGCAGCTCATAGAACCGCTTCGCGTGAAGCGCGAAATGCCCTTGCATGTGGAACATTTGCTCGCGCGGCTGGGAAATGCCGAATTGGTGGACCAACAGGAGGTAGGCAAGAACATTATTACCATGAACACCAAAATGTTGTTGAAAAACCTTTCCAATGGGAGAGAGGCCCAAATCACCCTGGCCTACCCCAAAGAGGCGAATCATTTGAACTCCAGGATTTCAATATTTTCGGATATAGGCGTATCCCTTTTGGGCAGCAAAAGGGGCGAGGTAGTAACATGGCAGACTCCCGTGGGACAGGGCCAGTTTTGTGTGGAAGAGGTACTGTACCAGCCAGAGGCCGCCAAAGAATTCCAGCTTTAGACTAGATTGTAAGGGGTTTAAGGATAAAGCGGGTTAGGTTGCCCCGGAGGGCGAAAGTTCTCCGGGGCTTTTTTTTGCCATTGCCATCACAGGTTTTGGCCTATGTCTTGCGTTATTAATTGCAGCATTTGTCTGCAATGGAAACCGCTTGGGAAATGATATCAAGCCCTTCGTCCACCTGGCTTTTGTTGATGATAAGGGGAGGGGCAATAAAAATATAATTCCAGCGCACCAGGGTGAACATGCCCAACTCCCGGATTTTGGCCACTATTTTGGTGGTCACTTCCATTTGGCCAGGGCCTGCGTTCCATGGCGTTACCGGTTCTTTGGTTTTCCTGTCTTTCACCAATTCAATGCAACCGAGCAAGCCTGTGTTTCGGAAATCGCCAATGCTGGGGTGTTTTGCTTTTAGTTTTTCCACCTGCCCTTCCATGTACTTGCCCATGGCCACGGCATTGTCAAAGAGGCCATCGCTCTCGTAAATGCCCATTACGGCCAATGCGGCCGCACAGGATAGGGGATGGGCGGAGTAGGTCAGCCCAAGGGGCAGGGCTTTTTCGTCAAAATGATGGGCAATTTTATCGCTTACGAGCACTCCTCCCAGGGGAAGGTACCCTGACGTGAGCCCTTTTGCCATGCAAATAATGTCCGGCACCACCCCATGGTTGTCCACGCCAAACCATTTGCCGGTGCGGCCAAAGCCACTCATGACCTCGTCCGAAATGGTAAGGATACCGTACTTATCGGCAATGGCCTTTACCTTTTTCCAATAGCCCGGAGGGTACTTGATGCAGCCGGAAGAACCCGACTCGCCTTCCAGCAGGATGGCCGCCACGCTGTCGGGGTTTTCGTAATTCACTATTTGCTCCATGTGCGCGGCCGCCCGCTCGCCACATTCTTCAGGGGTGCTGCTGTACCAGGGGCACCGATAGTAGTAGGGGTTTTCCACGTGAATGAAATTAGGGGCCTGGTGGGTGCCCACCGGGTGTTTGCGCGGGTCGCCACCTGCCGAGAATGCCCCGTGCGTGGCGCCATGGTACGACCGGTAGAGCGAAATTATCTTTGCCCTGCCCGTATATACCCTGGCGATCTTTATGGCATTTTCGATGGCCTCGGCACCCCCCAGGGTGAAAAAAGTTTTGTTCAGCCCTTCCCCCGAAACCCCGGCAATCTTTTTTCCCAGCTTGCCCCGGACTTCCGTGGCCGCGGCCGGCACAACGTAGCCCACCTCGTTCATTTGCCGTATGATGGCCTCATTTACCCTTTTGTCGCCATGGCCAATGTTCACGTTCATCAATTGAGATGAAAAATCAATTATTCTTTTTCCATTGGCTTCATGCAGGTAAACACCTTCGGTTTTGACTATGTTAAGGGGATTGAGGCCGGCCTGTTTCGTCCATGCAAACAGGGTGTGTTTGAGGTTGTCCTGAAAAGCAGTTGGGGCCATAGGTGTGTGGGGTTTTGTTTACTGAAACTTATTTTAAAAGGGCGCTCGTTTTCCGAAATTTATAAAAGGAAAACCGGAACTTGTGGGCCTCCATTGTTATTTATGTAATGGCAATGGGGGAAGGTGCATACTAGAGGGGTTTCACCTTGAAATGACTGTGGTGCCCATATGGTGGAAAAACGGAGGGTGGGGTTTTCCTTTCATCGCAGGCCTGGATTTTTAAATTTGTAAGGAATGGGCAAGGAAAAGGTATATGCTTTTGAGGGCAGGCTAGCCACCACCCATGGCCGCATTTCCCATACCATTATCGTGGTGCCGGACCACATAATTGAATCCCTACCGGTATCGGGCAGGGTGCGGACGAAGGGGACGGTCAATGGCACGCCCTTTGCCCTGGCGATCCAGCACAAAAAGGTTGGGTCCCGGTATTTTATGGTAGGCGGGCCATTGCGCAGGGAGGCCAGGTTACGGTCGGGCGATCCCGTGAAAGTTTCCTTTTGGTTGGTGGATCCGGAACAGGTGGACATACCTGAGGAATTGGCCGCTGTCCTAAGCCAGGATGAAGAAGGGGCTAAAGTTTGGAAGGCGTTTACACCGGGCGAACAGCGTGGGCTATGCCATTACGTCAACTCCGTTAAAAATGTGGACAGCAGGATAAAAAGGGCTTTGAAAATTGTGGGGAAAGCAAAGGCCCGCCAGCTTCACCTGCAAAAGCAGAAACAAAAAAAGCCCTGACGGCTTGGCGTCCCCGATACTGCCCATTCATGTATTTTATTGTTTGCCCCTGCAAAACATAACTTAAATTAGGCCCTAAACACATTTCATCATGAAGAAATCCATTCTCCTTTTCCTTTGCCTGGCCATATTTAGCTACACCGAGGCGCAGCGCAAAAAAAGCAAGTCAGCCGCAGCACCGGCTCCCGCCAAAACCACCACCCTGGATGACCACTTTGCCCCGTTGGTATGGCGAAGCATAGGGCCCTACCGGGGCGGAAGGTCGGTGGCCGCGGTAGGCGTGGTAGGCGACCCCCTTACCTATTATATGGGCAATACCGGGGGAGGGGTTTGGAAAACGAAAGATGCCGGGGTGACCTGGAACAATATTTCTGACGGTTATTTCAAAACCGGTTCTGTGGGGGCCATTGCGGTTGCCGACAGTGACCCCAACGTGGTTTATGTTGGAATGGGGGAACACGCCCCCCGCGGGGTAACCACCTCCTATGGCGATGGTGTTTACAAATCCACCGATGCGGGAAAGACCTGGAAGCATATGGGCCTTGAATTGACCCGCCATATTTCCGACATAAGGGTACATCCCAACAACCCCGACATTGTGTATGTGGCCGCACAAGGTGCCCTGCATGGTGCCGCCCCGGAACGGGGGGTGTACAAATCCACAGACGGAGGGGCAACCTGGAACAAGGTTTTGTATGTGGACGAGAACACGGGTTGTTCCGACCTCAGCATGGACATGACGAACCCCCGTATTTTGTACGCGGCCATGTGGGACCACAGAAGGCTCCCCTGGCAGGTAATAAGCGGGGGCAAGGGAAGTGGCCTGTACAAATCCACCGATAGTGGGGCGACCTGGGAAAAAATAGAGGAGGGATTGCCCAAGGAGCTGGGCAAAATGGGCGTTTCCGTTTGCCGTTCCAACCCTGACAAAGTATATGCCCTCGTGGAGAGCGATACGCAAAAAGAGCTTGGCGGACTATTTGTTTCCCACAATGGAGGCAAAAGCTGGGACCGCATCAGCAAAGACCACCGGTTGACACAGCGCGCCTGGTATTACATTGAGGTAATTGCCGACCCCCAGAACGAGAACATTGTATATGTACTCAATTCGCCCGGGCTAAAGTCCATTGACGGTGGCAAAACGTGGACACGCTTGTCGGGGACACATGGCGACTACCATGACCTGTGGATCAACCCTGACAACAACCAAAACCTGATTATTTCCAACGATGGGGGTGCCGCCATTTCCGTCAACCAGGGCACCACCTGGTCCACCCAAAGCAACATGCCCACTGCCCAGTTTTATAGGGTCAACACCGACAACCTGTTCCCCTACCATGTGTACGGTGGCCAGCAAGACAATTCTTCGGTGAAGATACAAAGCCGCAATGTGGGAGGGTATGCCATTGACGAACACAACTGGCAATCGTCTGCAGGGGGCGAAAGCGCTTTTCTCGCCTTCGATCCTGAAAACCCCAGGTATGTAATGGGCGGAAGCTACCAGGGAACCATAGAGTTGTTGGATTACCAAACTGGGGAAGGAAAGGGTGTGATGATCGCCCCCATTCAGTACCAGGCCCTTCAGCCAAAAGACATGAAATACAGGTTTAACTGGAATGCGCCTATTGTGTGGTCCAAACATGAAAATGCCTTTTACCATGGTGGCAACCACCTGTTGAAAACAAAGGACATGGGGCGGTCTTGGCAGGAAATATCACCTGACCTCACGCGTCATGACGAGGGCAAGCTGGGGATGAGCGGTGTGCCCTATACCAATGAAGGGGCAGGGGGCGAAAACTACGGGACCCTTGCCTACATCAAAATCCACCCCAACGAGAAAGGCGTGATCTGGACGGGAAGCGATGATGGGCTGGTGTACCTTACACGGGATGAGGGCAAGACATGGACAAACGTGACCCCTGCCGGGTTGCAGGAATGCCTGATCAACAGTATTGAAGTTTCCCCACACGACAATGCCACCGCCTACATTGCCACTACCCGGTATAAGTTCAACGATTTTACCCCGGCCATTTACAAAACCACCGACTATGGAAAATCCTGGACAAATATTTCCAACGGTATTCCTTATGGTGCCTTTACCCGTGTGGTACGGGAGGACGATGTGCGGAAGGATTTGCTATATGCCGGCACGGAGACCGGGTTTTACATTTCATATGATGGCGGCAAGAACTGGAGTGCCCTGCAGTTGAACTTGCCAGTGGTGGCGATTACGGACATGATGATACGGCAAGGCGACCTCGTGGTGTCCACGCAAGGGAGGGCTTTCTGGATTTTGGACGATCTTGGGTTGTTGCGCCAATATAACCCCTCTGTTTCCGGGCTGCAACTTTTTCAGCCTGACGATGCCGTTAGGGTATCTGGAAGAAGTGCCTTTGACAAGGTGCTGGAAGATGAGGATGTGGAACAAAGCGCGCCCTCAGGAACCAATGCGCCTACAGGCGTTGTGATGTACTACACCCTGCCTGACGGTGTGAAAGATGCCGATGAGGTGACGCTGAAAATCATGGATGCAAATGGCGACCTGGTAAGGGCCTATTCATCGGAAAAAGACAAGGATTTTGTTTCGTACCCCGGTGGCCCCCAGGCCGACCCGGTATTGCCCAAGAAAGCAGGCATGAACCGGTTTGTTTGGGACATGCGCTATCCCACCGTTCTGGGTGCCCCCAAGGTATTTATCGAAGGGAGCTACAGCGGGCACAAGGCATCGCCTGGAAAATACCAGGCCACCCTAAAGTTGGGGGGCCAGGAACGCACCGTTTCCTTCAACATCCTGCCGCACCCCGGCATTGAAGCCACGGCCGCGGAATACCAAGACCAGCATGTGACCATGTCGGCCATTGAAAAAGCCTTAAATGAAATCCATGGGGACGTAAACCGGATCGCTTCTGCCCGCGAACAAATCAATGGTTTGATCAAGATACTGAAAGGGAAGCCCGGCACGAAGGAGGTTGTGGAGGCAGGCCAGGCATTGGTGAAGAATATGGAGGAGTGGGATGCGAAGTTGGTACAGCGAAAAGCGGAGAGCAATGATGACATCATCAACTTTGTGAACATGCTGAGCGCGGATTACATTTTCCTTAAGGGGGAGTTGGATACCAATATTCCTTATGTGACACAGGGGGTAAAAGACCAACTGAAGGCCCTGGACGCGCGGTGGCAGCCGCTTAAGGCCCAATACGATTCATTTGTGCAGAAGGAAATCGTGGCATTCAACAACCAGTGCCATGCGGCCAACATAGGCAAGGTTACCCTGCCAGAATAATAGTTAGCGGTTATTTTTCATGTTAGGTTAAATTCGCAAAAGCCACCCAGGGGAAACCCGGGTGGCTTTTGTTTTAATGACATGTTGTTTCTAAAACACCGTGGGGATTAACTTGCCAGCACATATGAGGGGCGGCTTGTTCAATTTTCCTTTTGCACAATGCTTATCTGCCCGTTGTTGCCTGCCACAATTATAAGCGTTCCCTTTCTCGCTTTGCGAAGTACATGAAAACCCTCTTCATCGGACAGGGGTTGCCAATGGTTGCCACCGTCAACGGATATATCAATACCGGTGGGGCCAGTGGCCATTAGCGTATTTTTCGATATGAATTCAACACATTCGCGGTAGCCGTGCACGCCCTCTTCAGGGGTGGCCCACGTGGTGCCGCCATCGGTAGAGTACAGGTTGTTGTGGTGGCTTACAGTAGGCTTGGTGTAATCCCCGCCCACAATAATTATCCTGGGCCCGTCAATGGCCACCGAGTATATACCGGTGGTATTTTCCCCTTGCACAATGGGGGGCACAAGGGTGCCCCAGGTGCCACCTTTGTCTTCTGTTGCCCAAAGCCTTGAGGTGATGCCCCCCGTGGCGATAATGGCTTTCTGCCGGCCGGTGCACCTGATGCCAGTACCGCTGGCGGCAAAAGAGGCCTCGCCTTCGTTTAGTGAAGGACGGCTTTGCGGTTCTGACCAGGTAAGGCCTCCGTCACCGGTACGTAGGAGAAGCATTTTTCCATCAATGGCATCGCCAAAAACCAGGCCTTCCTTTTCGTTCCAAAAATCCATCCCATCAATAAAGGCCGCTTCGTTATCGTTGGCATATACGTTTTTCCATGTTTTTCCGCCATCATTCGTCAAGAGAATATTGGCGGGAGAGCCTGCATTGGCCACCAAGGCCCTCTTACCGTCAAAAGCGTAAACGGACCTGATGCTAAAGTTTTCCATCCCCTCGATTTGTGCAAAATCCCATGACTTGGCCCCATCGGTGGAAATCCCTACCCATCCGTTGCTTCCGCCCAGCCAGGCGATTTGGTCGTCCACTACGGACAGGCCCCTAAAAGAAGCACTGTGGTTGTTTTTGACTTTTTTCAGTTGGTAAGGCTGTGCGGGCAGCACAAAGCAAACATGGAGCAGCAATACAACAAAGAATGTTTTCATAAGACCAAGGTACAACTAAATTCACATTTTTGCCTTTCCCTTGTTGGCCAGGCTTTTCGCGCTTTCTTTTTTCAGGCCTGCCTTAAGGGTGTGGGCATAATGCCCGCAGTGGCATTTCCGGAAGCATCGGTTTCAATTTGGCGATGTTATTCTTACATTGGCCTTTGTTGTGGGCAGTGACATTTTTTTGTACCCATTGTGAATGAAACCCTATAAGCTTCCGTCAATCCGCAAGGAGTTTGATTTTAGGCTTGCCGGGAGATGGCTTTTTTATGGCTTGATTGTCGGTATTATCAGTGGCCTTGGTGCGGTGGTGTTCCAAAGCCTACTTCAAATACTTAACGAATACGCCCTGATAGACTGGATGGGCCTTAGCCCCGGCCATCCCGGGGGCGAGGTTCCCTTTTTTAAATTGGCCACGGGGGCGTACAATCCTTTCTTGGTGGTGCTTGTCCCGGCCGTGGGCGGGCTGCTGGCGGGGCTAATTATATATTATTTTGCGCCCGAAGCGGAAGGCCATGGCACCGATGAGGCCATAAAAGCCTTTCACCATAAGCGCGGGGTCATTCGGCCGGCCGTTCCCATTGTAAAATTGTTTGCTTCCATCATTACCATAGGGTCGGGCGGGTCCGGTGGCAGGGAAGGACCTATCGCACAAATTGGCGCAGGCTTCGGAAGTTTCCTGTCCATGCGGTTGGGGTTGGACGTGCGCACGAGGCGCTGGCTGTTGGCCGCGGGCATGGGTGCTGGGATCGGAAGCATATTCAGGGCGCCCCTGGCGGGGGCCATTTTTGCGGCCGAGGTGTTGTACTCCTCTGCCGAAGTGGAGTCTGAAGTGATCCTTCCTGCGGCCGTATCATCCATCATTGCTTACTCGGTTTATTCTTTTCGATTTGGGTTTGACCATATTTTTACCAACGTAGGCCAGCATGGATTTTCCAACCCGTTGGAACTGGTCCCTTATACCCTTGAAGCTTTTGTGCTGGCGTTGGCCGCCCTTCTGTTTGTCAAAACCTTTTATGGGGTAAGGAAACTTTTTGCCGGGTGGGGCATTCCCAAGATACTGAAACCCGCCATAGGGGGAGCTGTCACCGGCCTTATTGCCTTGCTGCTCATTGAGGTGACCCATGATTTTCAATATGTGGTGAGCGTCATGGGCGGTGGATATGGCATCCTGCAGGAGATATTTCAAAACGGGATTGCCCACGTTGGCCTGCTGGTGTTGTTGCTGGTTGGCCTTGGCAAGATAGCCACCACCTCGTTTACCATTGGGGCGGGAGGGAGCGCGGGCGTGTTTGGCCCTTCCATGGTTATAGGCGGTACGCTTGGTGCCGCCTCCGGATATGTGCTGCAGTTCGTATTCCCCGGGCTCACCCTTTACCCTTCTACTTTTGCCATTGTGGGGATGGCCGGCTTTTTTGCCGCTGCCGCCAACACGCCATTGTCCACCATCATTATGGTGAGCGAGCTTACCGGCAACTACGAATTGTTGCTCCCCAGTATGTGGGTATGTTCCATCTCTTATATGGTGGCCCGCAAGTGGAGCATCTACGAAAGCCAGGTTCCCAGCAAAGTGTACTCGCAGGCCCATTACGGTGAATATGCCCATGATATTTTTGAAACAACACTTGTGAACGAAGCCTACAAAAAGGGCAGGAACGTGGACACTTTGCCCCCCGCTACAAAAGGCGAGGAGATCATAAAGCTTATGACGGAAAAGCGGCAGCGTATTTTCCCGGTAGTGGACGAGGAAAAAAACATTGTTGGTACGTTCACCACCACCGATATCACGCGCATGTTGCTCGAAGGAAGGGAGACGGGCGTTACGGCCAGGGACTTGATGCAGGTGGCGCTGCTGGAGATCGGCCCGGGGGAAAGCATTCGCAAGGCCCAACAAGTGATGATGGACAACCAGGTGGAGGAGTTGCTGGTCGTGGACGACCATATGCAGCCGCCTGCCATCCTTGGCGTGGTGACCGCTGCCGATATTATAAGGACCTACAACCGCAAACTCGCGGAGTTGAAATTTGGGAATTCCAGGTCCGAGGCCCTGCCCGGTGACCAGGCCGTGCTGGGCAACCTCACCCTGAAAAATGTTATCGAAAAAGGGTTGATGACGATATCCCCCAATGCCAAGTTGGGGGATCTGGTAAAGGTCATCACCCGGTCAAAGCGCAACATTTTCCCCGTGGTTGACGGGCAAAGGAAGTTTTGTGGCATTGTCCTGCTCAATGAGGTACGGGGGATTATGTTCGATGTGGAAAAATATGATAAAATAAAGGTGGGCGAAATCATGGGCACTCCCCCAGACGTAGTCAACATTGATGATGACATGGGCACGGTGCTGGACAAGTTTGAACGCACCAATGCCTGGAACCTGCCGGTAGTGGACCGCTACGACCGGTACCGGGGGCTGGTCTCCAAGTCCACCATTTTTTCTGCATACAGAAGCCAGTTATTGTTGAGGTCGGAGGCAGGGTGATTTAATTATTTTTTTATGGGATGATGAGGATATGGCGTTGGCAACCAAGTGGAATCAAACCACTCCATAACGAGCTAGGTTAAATATGCCCTTACCTTCAAATTAATCGATTTTTTTACCCCTTCCCAAGTTTGTTTTTTTAGGCTTATGGGATCTTCGCCCCCTTCCGCATCGGCAAAATAGGCAATCGCCTGCGGCACGGTGATCAACAGGTTTTGAGTGGCGTATTTTTCTTTATGAAAGTTCACAAAGTCAGTGACCGGAAAATGATTTAACAATTCTGCTATGTCCCAAAAATCTTTTTTTGTCCCCCTCCCCAATACCGCTTGCACTTTCATGGCTATGATGTCTTCTGTTGAAAACATACGGATGCCATCGATGTGGTTGACGGGCCGTATCAAGGGATGGGGGTGGCGGATCAGATCAACCTTGATGTCATTGACAAAACAGAATATGCCAAAGTTTGGATGGGATGACCTAATGTCAAATGTGTCCTTGAAATTACCTTCAAGCGCCTGGGTTATTTCTTGATTGTCGAAAGTTTTGTTTGAAAATAAATCCAAGTCAATGGATTTCCTATGGCCATATAGAAGTGAGAGTGCGGTGCCACCCACTAATGAAAAATTCATAAGTGCAGGTATCCCCAGAAGCTGCTTCAGTAAGGAAAAGGTATTGGGTTCGACTGTCTTTGTGTGTAGCATCTAAAATCCTCGATAGGTTTGTCAATTACGGCACTGGCCAAGTACAAAGTATGAAGCGGTAGGAATTTTACGTTCAAAAGGACCTCCGCGACTTTCTCATCGCCATAGTACCTCCGGCAGTTTCGGATATCCTCCACATCACCGCGCTCGAATACACGCGCGATCACAAAATCGGCCTTGCTGTCATAGTCAATATTTTCAAAGTCCACATCCCAGAAGATCCGTTTGTGAAATAGGGGCTTGGTGGAAGTTGCCTTGTGTTTAGCAACCGCTTTGTAACTCGTTCTGGGGGCCGTTTTTACTTTCGCTACCAGGCCTTTTTCCAATAGCTGCTTCATCGCCCGGTGCACCATTTGCCTGGAAGTGCCAAGCGTCCCCACCAGGTCGTTTATCCTTACTTCTTTCGAGTTTTCGAGGATTTGCAGGATTTTATCCGCTGTGGACATGGTTTACAGTACTATGTTTACTGTAAACTTAACAATTCTTTTACTGTTATTAAAACCATTACCATTCTGGCTATGGGCGTGAACGATAGTAGGACAGGTAGGTCGGGGGTTCTACAAATTTGGTTACGTTCCCTGTTATCGCTGGGGTAATGGGTAATGAAGGAACCGTATTTCGTAATTGGGAACTATACAGGACAATACATTGAAGAAAGGTTATTCCAAAAGAATGACTTACACATCTGTAATTACATCAAAGTCTTTAAAGCTGCCCACCACGGCAAGACCGGTGACTTTTTTTGCGATGCCTTTCTGCTTTATTTTTCCTGCAATTTGATTCATGGTGGAACCGCTGCCAACGGCATCGTCAATCAACAGCAGGTGTTTGTACTTTACTGTTTCATTTACCGCAAAGGTATGCTCAGCGTTGTTGATCCGCTCTTCTATTTTGCCTAGCGATTTTTGAGGCACCGGTATGATGCCCGATATTTTTTGAATCTTAATTCTTGGCAGGTTTATTTTTAGATGTGTTTCCAGGTATTTCATGATCTGAACTTCCCGTCTTATGGTAGGCGGCACAAATCCAACCGCATTAAACGATTTTGTCTTTATGAGCGTATCTACCCTCGATTTGATTTCGGAGACCATAATTTTCATCAGGAATTTGTTTTGCCCTTGTTTGGCGTAATGCAAAAGGGTGCCCAATCTGGTTTTGCCGAACTGCTCAATGGCGTAAAAGTCCAGGTAATAGATCGCATCCAGGTTTATTTTACTAAAGCCTTTTGTGTTGGCGAGCTTTTCCTTTCCATTGATAAAACCTTTGTCATCGAAATAAGCATCGTATTTGCTTTTTGTTTTTATATACTCCTCAGCTGTTTTCTCAAGGGGTAGATTACGCTGTTTGCACCAGAGGCCAAAAGCTTCAGCGCCTTCCAGCATCTTGCCAATTTCAGTTATCACCAGAAAATTCTTTGAAAGATATTTTAGGGTTTGGGTGTTGGTGATGTTATGGTCTTTGATATCAAAAGTTTTTCCCGGATGTAGCCGGTAGATGGTCTTAGGTGTCCTGCCATATTTTATCACTGCATCTGCTTCCAGCAGTTGATTAAGGGCTACATGGATTGCCTGTTTGGAAACATGCAAGGAATCCACGAATTCTTTCACGCTCAAATCGCCCGATTCTTTTAGCGCAGCCATGATTTTGTCTTTGATTTTCATAGTTGACAATTGACTATCAATAGTCAAAAGTAATGAATGCAATGCTGCTTTGCAGCGTCAATT comes from Flammeovirgaceae bacterium and encodes:
- a CDS encoding sensor histidine kinase — its product is MAKSTTELKLKERIKELKCLYELSRIALQSKNDFKSVATKTLSILPAALQYPRLAEAKITLSKSQFKTSKFGHAKHTLSEPIKVDGKQKGSVAVGYRGHATVNVKQPFLKEERSLLRAIARELSLVAKRTIIEEERKSLQVQLQHVERLALIGELTAGIAHELNEPLGRILGFSQLIKKGGMLKPQQEEDLERIIKASLYTREIIKKLMFFSRQMPQQITTVSLNEVISNILYFIDARYQGNKILIDQKLQEPLPAIQADAVQMSQVLVNLITNSIHAMPNGGNLLIQTSSKPDYVSLVVKDNGQGMPPAVKKKIFEPFYTTKPVGQGTGLGLSVVQGIVSAHHGKVHVQSRPGKGSKFEILLPIKHNKKPKQK
- a CDS encoding GreA/GreB family elongation factor, with the translated sequence MMTTGQKRIVTLEDYNRLMQLIEPLRVKREMPLHVEHLLARLGNAELVDQQEVGKNIITMNTKMLLKNLSNGREAQITLAYPKEANHLNSRISIFSDIGVSLLGSKRGEVVTWQTPVGQGQFCVEEVLYQPEAAKEFQL
- a CDS encoding aminotransferase class III-fold pyridoxal phosphate-dependent enzyme, producing the protein MAPTAFQDNLKHTLFAWTKQAGLNPLNIVKTEGVYLHEANGKRIIDFSSQLMNVNIGHGDKRVNEAIIRQMNEVGYVVPAAATEVRGKLGKKIAGVSGEGLNKTFFTLGGAEAIENAIKIARVYTGRAKIISLYRSYHGATHGAFSAGGDPRKHPVGTHQAPNFIHVENPYYYRCPWYSSTPEECGERAAAHMEQIVNYENPDSVAAILLEGESGSSGCIKYPPGYWKKVKAIADKYGILTISDEVMSGFGRTGKWFGVDNHGVVPDIICMAKGLTSGYLPLGGVLVSDKIAHHFDEKALPLGLTYSAHPLSCAAALAVMGIYESDGLFDNAVAMGKYMEGQVEKLKAKHPSIGDFRNTGLLGCIELVKDRKTKEPVTPWNAGPGQMEVTTKIVAKIRELGMFTLVRWNYIFIAPPLIINKSQVDEGLDIISQAVSIADKCCN
- a CDS encoding DUF1905 domain-containing protein, with the translated sequence MGKEKVYAFEGRLATTHGRISHTIIVVPDHIIESLPVSGRVRTKGTVNGTPFALAIQHKKVGSRYFMVGGPLRREARLRSGDPVKVSFWLVDPEQVDIPEELAAVLSQDEEGAKVWKAFTPGEQRGLCHYVNSVKNVDSRIKRALKIVGKAKARQLHLQKQKQKKP
- a CDS encoding glycosyl hydrolase, whose amino-acid sequence is MKKSILLFLCLAIFSYTEAQRKKSKSAAAPAPAKTTTLDDHFAPLVWRSIGPYRGGRSVAAVGVVGDPLTYYMGNTGGGVWKTKDAGVTWNNISDGYFKTGSVGAIAVADSDPNVVYVGMGEHAPRGVTTSYGDGVYKSTDAGKTWKHMGLELTRHISDIRVHPNNPDIVYVAAQGALHGAAPERGVYKSTDGGATWNKVLYVDENTGCSDLSMDMTNPRILYAAMWDHRRLPWQVISGGKGSGLYKSTDSGATWEKIEEGLPKELGKMGVSVCRSNPDKVYALVESDTQKELGGLFVSHNGGKSWDRISKDHRLTQRAWYYIEVIADPQNENIVYVLNSPGLKSIDGGKTWTRLSGTHGDYHDLWINPDNNQNLIISNDGGAAISVNQGTTWSTQSNMPTAQFYRVNTDNLFPYHVYGGQQDNSSVKIQSRNVGGYAIDEHNWQSSAGGESAFLAFDPENPRYVMGGSYQGTIELLDYQTGEGKGVMIAPIQYQALQPKDMKYRFNWNAPIVWSKHENAFYHGGNHLLKTKDMGRSWQEISPDLTRHDEGKLGMSGVPYTNEGAGGENYGTLAYIKIHPNEKGVIWTGSDDGLVYLTRDEGKTWTNVTPAGLQECLINSIEVSPHDNATAYIATTRYKFNDFTPAIYKTTDYGKSWTNISNGIPYGAFTRVVREDDVRKDLLYAGTETGFYISYDGGKNWSALQLNLPVVAITDMMIRQGDLVVSTQGRAFWILDDLGLLRQYNPSVSGLQLFQPDDAVRVSGRSAFDKVLEDEDVEQSAPSGTNAPTGVVMYYTLPDGVKDADEVTLKIMDANGDLVRAYSSEKDKDFVSYPGGPQADPVLPKKAGMNRFVWDMRYPTVLGAPKVFIEGSYSGHKASPGKYQATLKLGGQERTVSFNILPHPGIEATAAEYQDQHVTMSAIEKALNEIHGDVNRIASAREQINGLIKILKGKPGTKEVVEAGQALVKNMEEWDAKLVQRKAESNDDIINFVNMLSADYIFLKGELDTNIPYVTQGVKDQLKALDARWQPLKAQYDSFVQKEIVAFNNQCHAANIGKVTLPE
- a CDS encoding oxidoreductase, which translates into the protein MKTFFVVLLLHVCFVLPAQPYQLKKVKNNHSASFRGLSVVDDQIAWLGGSNGWVGISTDGAKSWDFAQIEGMENFSIRSVYAFDGKRALVANAGSPANILLTNDGGKTWKNVYANDNEAAFIDGMDFWNEKEGLVFGDAIDGKMLLLRTGDGGLTWSEPQSRPSLNEGEASFAASGTGIRCTGRQKAIIATGGITSRLWATEDKGGTWGTLVPPIVQGENTTGIYSVAIDGPRIIIVGGDYTKPTVSHHNNLYSTDGGTTWATPEEGVHGYRECVEFISKNTLMATGPTGIDISVDGGNHWQPLSDEEGFHVLRKARKGTLIIVAGNNGQISIVQKEN